The Nitrospira sp. genomic sequence AGAAGTAGTCGGTCTTGGCGTTGATCTCCTCAGGTGTGCCGCGGAACGGACCAGCCGGCCCCGCCGACCGGAACAGGAACAGGTGTAGCCCCGCCAAGCCCATCAGCGCCGCCGGCAGGATCATGACGTGAATGACGAAAAACCGCGTCAGTGTCATCTGCCCCGGCGTGGCCCCGCCTTTGAGAAACCGCGCCATAAAATCGCCGACGAGCGGCGTTTTGTCCATGATCTCAACTCCGACAGTCGTGGCCCAATAGGCGCGCTGGTCCCACGGCAGCAAATAGCCGGTGAACCCGAAGCCCATGACGATGCCGAATAGAGCTAATCCAACCAGCCAGATCATCTCGCGTGGTTTCTTATACGCGCCCCAGAGAAAGACCTGTGACATGTGTGCAAAAACCATCACCACCATCGCCGAGGAGCCCCAGAAGTGATAGCTGAGGATAAACCAGCCGTAATCCACCTCGTGAATGATGAACTGCGTGCTGGCGTAAGCATGGTCGGCACTGGGTACGTAGTAGAACATCAGCAGCATGCCCGTGAGCGCCTGCATGATGAAGATGAACAGGAGGCAGGAGCCCATGACATAAGCCCAGCGCGACCCGCCAGGAACGGGCTCGTTGAGCATCTTGGCCTGGAGAGTCTTCAGACCCACCCGCTCATCGACAAAGGCGATCACTTTTTCAAGCAGCTTGGGTTCGGCGCTCATTTAGACAATCCGAATCTGAGCCTTGGTGCCGGCCTTGAATTCCATGTCGATGATTTCGATGTTGCCGCCTGCGTCCACGCGGATCGGCAGCGTGTCCAGCGCCCGCGGGGCCGGCCCATCCAGCACCTTGCCCGCCGGGTCATAGATGCTCAGATGGCAGGGGCAAAGAAAGATTTCCTTGCCCAGCTTCGGCACCTTGCGCCACTTGTAGCCGCACCCCAGATGTGGGCATTTACCGGAGAACACCACGTAGGGCACGTTTTTCTTATTGGTCCAGACCACCCTGCCCGACGAGTCCCGAAACTCTATGTCCTTGCCTTGATAAACGTCCTCGAGCACGCTCGATGACGCCTTGAGAATCCAGACGTTCTTGTCGATCTCGGCCTCGGGCATGAACGCTTCCTTGACCTTCTTCTTGTACTTAAACTGGATGCCCACATCATCCGCCTTGATCTTACTGACGTTGCCGATCTTGAGCCATCCGTTGTCGAACGGCGCGTACATCGGCTTCATCAGGTAGCGGAGCACCGGGAAAGCCATGAGCAGGCCGATCAGCCCACCGATTGCATGCGTAAAATTCGCGAAGAACATGCGCCGCGGCACGCTCCGCTCGAGTGGCGGCAGCGGCACCAGTACCTCGCCTGGCTGCACATGAAGATGGTCCTCGAGATGGGCAATCTCGACTTCGTGGGTCGTCACGTAGTCGTCGCGTTTGAGCGCGGGGAACTGCATTAGCGCGCTGGCAGCTGACCGCAACTGGACCAAATCGCCGGCCACCGACTGCACCTCCGCCATGGGAATCTGGCGGGGCGGTGCGCCGTTACCCCCGACGACGATGTGGCTCAGCTCGTGCGTAAGCGGATCGACGATGACGTGCGTGACCTCGCCAACCTCGCGATCGCTGCACCGCACCTTTGATTTCAGCTTCGGCTGCTGCATGCTACTTTTTCTTGATTGGCTTCGGCGTATTCACCGAAGGATTTTTCAGCGTGGCGAGGAAGGCCACCAGGGCGTCGATGTCCTTCTCCTCCATTAGTTCCTTATATTTATCTGGCATCTTCTTTTTCTCGTATTCCTTCTCGAAGCCTTCGGCCATCCAGCTCTGCGGATCGACGATCTTCTGTTTGAGCTCGTCCAGCTTGAGCAGATTGCCGATGTTATCTAGTTCCGGACCGCGCTTCTTCCCGCCCTCGCCGAAAAGCTTGTGGCAGTTGTAGCACTCTTGCAGTTGCCACTGTTCCTTGCCCAGTGCAATGACGTCGCCGGCTACGAGCCCGACCCCGCCCGACTTGCCCCCACTGCCTGCCGGCGCCACTTCCGTCGGTCCGCCCAGCGTCTGAATGCGCGCCATGATGCCCGTCGCTTTTTCATCGAGTGCCTTGGCCCGCGCCAGCAATTCTTCGGCTTTACCTTGCTCGGACGCCCGCTTCTTGGCCTCCAGCAGCTTGGCAATCTTCCCCTTTTCGTCCTCCGGGTCGTACTGCGGCCAGAGCGACGCGCCGCCGATGTAGACCACCGAGAGCACCAGATAGAAGGCTAGCAGCGCCACAACGGCCTTGAACCCGCTCAAGGCCGGCACCGGCGGCGCATCCAGCAGGATGAATACCGCCGTGCCCAGCATGGTATAGGCCACGAACATGTAGCGGAAGATTAGCGGAAACCCAAGTACTGTGGCGGCGCCGAAGAACGCACCGCCGATGATCGCTCCGACGATTCCCTTCTTGATCACACTGCTGAGAAAACTTGGCTGCTCGCTCATACCACCCTCTATCAAAAATGAAGTGCGGCTCGCGCTACTTGGCGCCGGCCGGAACCGGGCTGCCCTCGTGAACATGCCCCTTCGGCTGGGCCACACGCAGCGTCAGGATGATCGCAAAACTGACGACCAGATAAAACACCAGTGTAATGCCCGTGATCCACCAAGCCGAATAGGCCAGTGTGGGCGTAAACGATTCCACCGTGAAGTCAGGCACCAGATTGTACGTGTGAAAGTACTTACGCAGCAGGGACCGGACCGCTCCCATCAACCCCATAGTCCAGATCGCGCTGAACGCCAGGAAGATCAGCACGAACTGGGAGGCGAAGTCGATCTTCCCCCACACGATTGTGCCTTGCGTAATAGCCCGGTTATAAATGATGTAGCTGACGACGGTCACAAACACCAGCGTGATCGCCGCGGAGTTCTTCGCTGGCATCAGCGCCAGGAAATTCCACGCGCTGGGCAGTTCCAGTTCCTCAACTAATTTGGCCCCTGTCGCCACGAATCCGTGGGGCGTCATCCAGATGGCATTCCCCACGATCACCATCAAAAACGACACCTTGATCGCGGTGAGGGATGACACCGTGAACGGAATAAACCGCCCCAGTACAACCGGGATGAGCACCAGCGGCACCAGCACGGCCATCGACCTGGGGTCAGGTACTGGGAACAGCGTCCACGTGTAGGTCATGACAAAGGGCAGCGCCACCATGACCAGCACGGCGAGCACGGTAATCCGTACCCGCTCCACCCCCTCGATGCGCTTCATGCTCAACCATATATAATAGTTGCTTGCGAGGAAGATCAGACCGATCATGGCTCCCTGCATCTCGAAGAACATCGAGAGCTGATCGGCCATCATGTAGGGGCAGATCGACGCGTCATAGTCGCAGAGTTCGTAGGCCAAGAGGTAGCCCATGAACGGCAGGAACAGCAACGCGCCCACGCCGATCATGTTACCGACAAAGCCCATCCAATCGTAATAGGCCCGCTCCTCGTCGGACTTCGAGAACATATAGAGGTACGCCGCGATCAACCCGGTGATAAACCCCCCGAACGTTACGTTCCCTACCAGGCGATGGAGGTTGAGTGGCATCCAGCTGTAGTTGAAAATCTTGTCCCACAGCGTGGCCGTCTGAATGAATTCAACGACCGAGACGCCCTCGGCCTTGACCGGCGTGTTCATAAACGAGGTCGGTCCATCGATCACAAAAAGCGTGACCGTGCCGATGATGTTCAGCAGGACGCCCAACGCGATGTGCCGCGCCTTCTTGTCCCCCTTCCACGAATCCCACGTATAGAAATACATGTAGAGGACGATCGTCTCCGCGATGAACAATAACGGGTAGACAACGGCGAAGATCAGGAAGAAGTGATTGATGAGCCACGTTGTGAACTGGGGATAAGTGGCTAGCAGCACGAAGATGAACAGGCCGCCGGTCAGCGCGGTCATGCTGTAGAGAATGACCGTGACCTTGATCACTTCCTTGGCGAGCCGGTCGTATCGAGGGTCCTGCTTGCGATATCCCAGCCACTCCGAGATCACCACAAAGATCGGCGCGCCAAGAATGAACCCGGCGAACAGGATGTGGAGTTGGGCGACGATCCAGACCGCCGTGCGGTTACCAGTATATGGAAACTCTGCCACCGGCGCGCTTGGCACCTGGGCGTAGGCCGTGGCGCCACAGACCGCCAGTAGGCCAACGAGCATCAGAAGACTCCGCTGCCACGTTTTCATGGTATCCGTCGCCCTCCTCTCCTGCACCTCAACCTACTTCTTTGTGTCCGCAGCCGGGGCTGCGCCCTTCGCATCCTTGGCGTCGGCCGTCGGAGCCGCTCCGGCCTCGTAGTGCACCGGCTCCCACGCCTTCTTGCTCGCATTCCACTGTTGGCCCTTCAGACCAAAACTGCGCTCGAAGGCGACCAGCTTCCACCGGTCCTCTTCGGAAAGCTTACTCTTCCAGGCCTTCATCTTGGTGTTTGGAACACCCTCGGCAACGCGCCAGAACCAAACCGAGTCTGAATAGAGTTTCATACGTTCCGTGACGCGGAAATCGCGCGCGCCCGCCTTGACCGGCTTGCCGTCCTTGCCGTGGCAACTGGCGCAATTCACGTCCGGGTTGGTTTCCCCAATGAACAGCTTGCGGCCCTCTTCCACGATCTTATCGTCAGCCCACCACTCCGCCGGCATATGCTTGTCGGCGTACTCGGCCGGAGGATCGGGCGGCGCCACGATCGGCCCCTCACCCCCGCCTTCGCCCCCGCAGCCTGAGAGGAGCGCGCCGGCCCCAACCACTCCGAAAAACATCACCGTATGAAGCCATGTCTTAGAAGTCATACAATCCACCTTCCCCTTTCTAAACTGATTCTGCTGCTCGCTGAATTGCTACCGATTTTTTCCCTTACCGCCCCTTGGATGCTTTTTACGCTTTCCCATCAGTGCGAAGCCGACGCCCGCTACTACCACCGCACCCGCTCCATAATAAAACCAGGCCGGCGGCTTATCGGATGCCGTTTCGCACCCGGTGCCGAAATTGACTGCCACTTTGCGCTCGCTTTGGATATCCTTGACATCAAACTGCGCCGTGATCCGCTGTTCCACACCCTGGGCGGTGACCAGGATTGGATCGCCTTTGTTGTCGTTGTGGAGGTGTAGCGTGACTTTGTAGTAGCCGCGGTCGTCCGTCAGCACGTTCGCGCCGACCGACACCCGCGTATCTTTGGCCATGACCTGCGTGCCGGCAACCGGCTGGCGATTGTCTCGGCAAACAAACCCCTCGATAGTGAAGCGATGGTCCACCTCATGCGTCGCCCACACTACCGAAGCACTGGCGAACAGCACGCTGAGCAAGCCCGCTGCCAGCTTCCGCGTGATCTGCCCGTATGTCGCGCTTCCTATCACTACGTCTCCCTTATCGATTTAGCATAGCTACCAAATCAAGTCAATGAGCCACGGGACCAAACTGCTCCCGTGAATCGACAGTGCTGTTTCAGGGTTTATGCATTTTGTAGGATCACTGCCCTGCGCGGGACCGCTCCGAAGTCAGCCGTAGGAGCAAGAGACAAATTGGGAGCGGCCAGTACGAGCGAGGAAGGAATGCGCCTTACAAATGTCCGCGTGCCCTGGCTTCAGCCTCAACGCGCTGCGATTCGGCACGCCGATCCGATTCCTTCTTGGTTGCCCAGGCCTCCCAGGATTTTCCCGAAGCCGTATCCTCGCCCGTGAAGGCAATGGCGGTGACATTGGCATAGGAAATTGTCCTAGTTCCACCCGATGAAGGGAACATGTGGAGTACCGGACAGGACCCAGCAGACTCGCGGTTATAGATGTAGCCGACTACTGTTTCGCCCGACACCAGCGTCAGTGTCACGTCGCCACGATAGTCAAAGGCCTGCTCGATTGCCTTGGCGGTTTCCGCAGGGGATGCCGGGCGAAACGTCCGCCCTTCGGGCGACTGGCCGGCCGCCGTGTGGTTTTTGGTGTCGGTCATGAGAGGGGGAGCCCGCCCTACTAGCGCGCGGTCGGAATCAGCGTGAGCTTTGCGGTGCGCGCAAACCCTGACACGGTACCGAACGTATCATTGACGGCCGAGGCTTCATAGCCGCAATGGACCATGCACTCGGCGCACTTTTCATTGTTCCCGGTGCCGTAGTGATCCCACTCCGTTGTATCCATCAACTCGCGGAAGGTCTTCGCGTAGCCGTCCTGCAACAGATAGCAGGGCCGCTGCCAGCCGAACACGTTGTAGGTGGGATTGCCCCAAGGCGTACACGCGTACTCCTTCTTTCCCATTAGGAAGTCCAGAAAAAGCGGCGACTGATTGAACTTCCAACCCCACTTAGGCCGACTAAGGATCTTGGCAAAAAGCTCTCGGGTCCGAGCGCGCTTGAGGAAGTGCTGTTGGTCCGGTGCCTTCTGATAGCTGTAGCCGGGCGAGATCATCATCCCTTCCACGCCCAGATCCATCATCTCGTCGAAAAACTTCCGGACGCGATCCGGGCTGGCATCGTCAAACAGCGTCGTGTTCGTCGTCACGCGATGCCCGCGCTTCAGGGCCTCCTTGATCGCCTTGACGGCAATCTCGTAGACGCCGTCACGGCAGACAGCCAGGTCATGCTCGCTTTTCAACCCGTCCATATGAACGCTGAAGGTTAAATACTTGGACGGCGTAAACTCCTTGAGCTTGCGCTCCAGCAAAATTGCGTTGGTGCAGACGTAGAGATACCTCTTCTGTTTCAGCAACCCCTCAACGATCCGCCCGATTTCCGGATGAATTAGGGGTTCCCCACCGGGAATGGCCACGATCGGCGCCCCGCATTCCTCGGCCGCCGCCCAGCACTGTTCCGGCGACAGGTGTTTGTCGAGCACATAATCTGGATACTGGATCTTCCCACACCCCGCGCAAGCCAGATTGCAGCGGAAGAGCGGCTCCAGCATTAGCACGAGCGGGTAGCGCTTCACGCCCTTCACCTTCTGCGTCAGCACATAGGACGCAACCGTATACATCTGGGACACGGGAACGGCCATGAAACTCCTTGATTGTCGTTGAGGACTGCCCGTTGGGCGGCCCAGCCCTGCTACAGACGGGAGGAATAGTATCACCCGCCTTTTTGATTCGTCAATGAACGGGCGGCGATCCTGCCTCCAACGTAGCCTGAGCGCCTTCTTATTATCGCGCGCTCCCTCGGCTTGACCGCCGCGCGAGCGCGGCACCGCTTCCGGTGCTAGGTTCGTTGGAACAACTGGCGCGGTACTGCCGGCGGGATTGCCACCTGAGTATTTTGTGTCGCGCCCAATACTCGCGTACGATAATAATCCCGAGGCGACACGCTTCGTAGCGCCTCAGTTCCTGGATATCGCAAATGAACACTTGCGCGGGCGCGCGGAGTGGAGGCGCCGGGCGGGTTCGAACCGCCGCATCGCAGTTTTGCAGACTGCTCCCTTACCACTTGGGTACGGCGCCTTCGGCGGGCATTATAACAGAGTTGCGCAGTGAGAATGGAGAGCTCCCGAAGCAGACCGGCGATAATGGCTACCGTTTATTGGGCAGGACGGGAATCTCGCGGCGCGCTGAAGAAGAATCCGGACCCTGCTGCGCCTGCATCCACTCAGTCAGGCCATTGTCATCCTGATGATGCGGTGCCGGCGCGACCTCCCCGCCGGCCTCTTCCGTTTCTTTTTCCTTTGCCATGATCTCGACTTCCGGAATCAGCACGTCCAGCAACTGGTCCATCGGCACCTTGCGAACCAGCTTGCCCTTCTTGAAGAGAATCCCAACGCCCTGACCGCCCGCAATGCCGATGTCGGCTTCCTTGCCTTCGCCAATGCCGTTGACCACACAACCCAGCACCGAGACATTGAGCGGTGCCTTGATATGTGCCAGTTTCTTCTCCAGCTCGTTGGCCATGCGGATCACATCGATTTCGACGCGGCCGCAGGTCGGGCAGGCGATCACGTTGATGCCGCGGTGGCGTAGTTCGAGCGATTTGAGAATTTCGAAGCCGACCTTGACTTCCTCGACCGGATCCGCCGCCAGCGATACGCGTAACGTATCCCCGATGCCCTGCGAAAGTAGCCAGCCTAATCCAATGGCCGACTTCACGGCGCCGGTCATGGCCGTCCCAGCTTCTGTAATGCCGATGTGAAGTGGATAGTCCGACTGCATGGCGAACATCCAATAGGCATCGATCGCGTGCCTGACGTCGGACGCCTTGAGCGATACCTTCATGTTGGTGAAGCCCTCGTCCTCAAGCGCGTGCACCGCATTCAAGGCCGATTCAGCCAGCGCTTCCGGACTCGGCCAACCGTATTTATCCAGCAGCGGACGTTCCAGCGATCCCCCGTTGACGCCGATGCGGAGTGGAATCCCGCGCTCAGTCACCACCTTAATCACTTCCTGCACCTTCCACCAGGCCCCGATGTTACCAGGATTGATGCGGACGCAATCCACGGTCTTGGCCGCTTCCAACGCCAGCTTGTGGTCGAAGTGAATGTCGGCGATCAGCGGCACGGTCATCTGCGCCTTGATCTTGGGCAGTGCCGCCGCGGCTTCCATATCGGGCACGGCCACGCGGATGAGTTCACAGCCGACCGCTTCGAGCTGCTGGATCTGCTCGACAGTCGCCCGCACGTCGCGGGTGTCAGTCGAACACATAGACTGGACGGCGATCGGTGCGTCGCCGCCGATCTTTACCTTCCCAACCTTGACCTGTTTTGTTTTTCGCCGCGTGATCTGCATATCGTTAAACCGTATCGCGTCGTTCGTGAAGCGTGCCGTGTGTGACGAGGTCTAACTTCCCTGCTCGTCTCCGTCCGCGCCCTTCAAGCCAGGAAACGACACGCCCTTGCCGCCTTGCACGGCGCGTAGACGGTTGGACGCTGCCGAAGACACCGCCCCGGGGGCTGTGGTCATACGGGTCCACAGAGCCTTCGCTTCCTTATAGATACCGTCTTCCGTCAAGCCGTACTTTTCACGGAGCATCTCCTGCGGCCCCTGCTCGATGTACCAGTCGGGTAGTCCCAAGAGTTTCGTCGAGATGTTGGTGATGCCCTGCTCGGACAGAGACTCCAACACCGCAGACCCGAACCCGCCCATTGTGGAGCCTTCCTCAACCGTGACCAGACACCGCACACGCCTGGCCAGCGCTCCGATCAAGTCGTGATCTAGGGGCTTGACGAATCGCGCGTTCACCACCGCCACCGACAGCCCCTCTTTCTCCAGCCGCTCGGCCGCATGCACTGCGTGCCACACGGTGACACCGACCGCCACGATGGCGAGATCGGTCCCGTCTTTCAGCAGTTCGCCCTTGCCAATCGGCAGCGTCTTCATCTCCTGGTCCATCGGCACGCCAAGACAGGTCCCACGCGGATAGCGCACAGAGATCGGTCCGTTATGCGTCAGGCTGGTTTTCACCATATGCTGCAATTCGTTTTCGTCTTTTGGCGCCATGACGACCATGTTCGGCACGTGCCGTAGAAAGGCATAGTCGAATGCGCCGTGGTGCGTCGTGCCGTCTTCGGCGACGAGCCCCCCGCGGTCGATCAGAAATGCCACCGGCAGGTTCTGCGTTGCCACGTCGTGCACAACCTGGTCGTAGGCGCGCTGGAGAAACGTCGCGTACATGCACACAGCCGGCCTGATGCCCTGCGTGGCCAGACCCGCGGCAAAGGTGACTGCATGCTGCTCGGCGATGCCGACGTCATAGAGCCGGTCCGGAAATGCTTTTTCGAACGCCGTCAGACCCGTGCCTTCGCACATGGCCGCGGTGATCGCCACAACCTGCTTGTCCTCGCGCGCCATCTTTGTCAGCGCCTCGACTGCATGCGCCGTGTAGCTGAGTCGTGACGGCTTTTTCGCCGGCGCCCCAGTTTCGCGTACAAAGGCCGGGCAGGCATGGAACCAGACGGGGTTCTTTTCCGCCGGCTCGTAACCGAGGCCCTTCTTGGTGATCACGTGCAGCAGGACGGGCCCCTTGAGCTTCTTCACATGGTCGAGAATCGGCAACAGATGCTCGAAGTTGTGTCCGTCGATCGGGCCGACATACTGAAAGCCCAATTCTTCAAACAGCAGCCCCGGCAGAATCATGCCCTTGGCCAATTCCTCGGCACGATACACCATCTTCTGCACGTCCCGACCGATGTGGGGGATTGCCTGAAGCAAATGCCGCGCCTCTTCCTTGATCTTGGTGTAGAACTCACCGGTAAAAGTGCGGTTGAGATAGGCTGAAATGGCGCCGACGTTCTTCGAAATCGACATCTGGTTGTCGTTGAGAATCACCAGGAAGTCGCGCTTGGAACCGCCTGCGTGGTGCATGCCCTCAAGCGTCATGCCGGAGGTCATCGCACCGTCGCCGACCACGCAGACGACCTTATGGTGCTCATTCTTCTGGTCGCGCGCCTCGGCCATGCCGAAGGCGGCCGATACGCCAGTGCCCGCATGGCCCGCGTTGAACGTGTCATAGCCGCTCTCTTCGCGCTTGCAGAATCCGCTCAACCCGCCCGACTGGCGGAGCGTGCGAAATTGCTCGCGGCGACCGGTCAACAGTTTGTGAGTGTAGGCCTGGTTGCTGGTATCCCAAACGATCCGGTCTTCGGGCGCCTCGAACACGTAGTGCATCGCCACCGTCAATTCGACGACGCCGAGATTCGAGGCGAGATGCCCGCCGACGCTGGAGACGGCGGAGATAATCTCCTCGCGAATTTCCTGGCACAGGGCCGGAAACTCCCCGGGGGTCATCCGCTTCAGGTCGGACGGACCGTTGATCTTCTTAAGCGATGACATCACCAGACTCCTTTAGTCCCGCGACACGTGGGGGGGGGATCATTAATGGTAAGGACACACCGGAAGCGTGCCCAGGACCTGCGTGTAGCGGTCGTTTTGAGAAATTTGTAGAGACAATTTGTCAC encodes the following:
- a CDS encoding cytochrome bc complex cytochrome b subunit, whose amino-acid sequence is MSAEPKLLEKVIAFVDERVGLKTLQAKMLNEPVPGGSRWAYVMGSCLLFIFIMQALTGMLLMFYYVPSADHAYASTQFIIHEVDYGWFILSYHFWGSSAMVVMVFAHMSQVFLWGAYKKPREMIWLVGLALFGIVMGFGFTGYLLPWDQRAYWATTVGVEIMDKTPLVGDFMARFLKGGATPGQMTLTRFFVIHVMILPAALMGLAGLHLFLFRSAGPAGPFRGTPEEINAKTDYFFPRQIWKDMVAMAAVFLTICALARWEPVVLLEEATPDPGDYHPEPEWYFLFLFQLLRLKVFAGEFGQFLGAIALPGAFMALLAALPFIDRSPERNIFKRPLALIGWIVVMASILIFTVSAIINREFLD
- a CDS encoding cytochrome c is translated as MTSKTWLHTVMFFGVVGAGALLSGCGGEGGGEGPIVAPPDPPAEYADKHMPAEWWADDKIVEEGRKLFIGETNPDVNCASCHGKDGKPVKAGARDFRVTERMKLYSDSVWFWRVAEGVPNTKMKAWKSKLSEEDRWKLVAFERSFGLKGQQWNASKKAWEPVHYEAGAAPTADAKDAKGAAPAADTKK
- a CDS encoding carboxypeptidase regulatory-like domain-containing protein — translated: MIGSATYGQITRKLAAGLLSVLFASASVVWATHEVDHRFTIEGFVCRDNRQPVAGTQVMAKDTRVSVGANVLTDDRGYYKVTLHLHNDNKGDPILVTAQGVEQRITAQFDVKDIQSERKVAVNFGTGCETASDKPPAWFYYGAGAVVVAGVGFALMGKRKKHPRGGKGKNR
- the hpnH gene encoding adenosyl-hopene transferase HpnH, whose translation is MAVPVSQMYTVASYVLTQKVKGVKRYPLVLMLEPLFRCNLACAGCGKIQYPDYVLDKHLSPEQCWAAAEECGAPIVAIPGGEPLIHPEIGRIVEGLLKQKRYLYVCTNAILLERKLKEFTPSKYLTFSVHMDGLKSEHDLAVCRDGVYEIAVKAIKEALKRGHRVTTNTTLFDDASPDRVRKFFDEMMDLGVEGMMISPGYSYQKAPDQQHFLKRARTRELFAKILSRPKWGWKFNQSPLFLDFLMGKKEYACTPWGNPTYNVFGWQRPCYLLQDGYAKTFRELMDTTEWDHYGTGNNEKCAECMVHCGYEASAVNDTFGTVSGFARTAKLTLIPTAR
- a CDS encoding ubiquinol-cytochrome c reductase iron-sulfur subunit — its product is MQQPKLKSKVRCSDREVGEVTHVIVDPLTHELSHIVVGGNGAPPRQIPMAEVQSVAGDLVQLRSAASALMQFPALKRDDYVTTHEVEIAHLEDHLHVQPGEVLVPLPPLERSVPRRMFFANFTHAIGGLIGLLMAFPVLRYLMKPMYAPFDNGWLKIGNVSKIKADDVGIQFKYKKKVKEAFMPEAEIDKNVWILKASSSVLEDVYQGKDIEFRDSSGRVVWTNKKNVPYVVFSGKCPHLGCGYKWRKVPKLGKEIFLCPCHLSIYDPAGKVLDGPAPRALDTLPIRVDAGGNIEIIDMEFKAGTKAQIRIV
- the dxs gene encoding 1-deoxy-D-xylulose-5-phosphate synthase, whose product is MSSLKKINGPSDLKRMTPGEFPALCQEIREEIISAVSSVGGHLASNLGVVELTVAMHYVFEAPEDRIVWDTSNQAYTHKLLTGRREQFRTLRQSGGLSGFCKREESGYDTFNAGHAGTGVSAAFGMAEARDQKNEHHKVVCVVGDGAMTSGMTLEGMHHAGGSKRDFLVILNDNQMSISKNVGAISAYLNRTFTGEFYTKIKEEARHLLQAIPHIGRDVQKMVYRAEELAKGMILPGLLFEELGFQYVGPIDGHNFEHLLPILDHVKKLKGPVLLHVITKKGLGYEPAEKNPVWFHACPAFVRETGAPAKKPSRLSYTAHAVEALTKMAREDKQVVAITAAMCEGTGLTAFEKAFPDRLYDVGIAEQHAVTFAAGLATQGIRPAVCMYATFLQRAYDQVVHDVATQNLPVAFLIDRGGLVAEDGTTHHGAFDYAFLRHVPNMVVMAPKDENELQHMVKTSLTHNGPISVRYPRGTCLGVPMDQEMKTLPIGKGELLKDGTDLAIVAVGVTVWHAVHAAERLEKEGLSVAVVNARFVKPLDHDLIGALARRVRCLVTVEEGSTMGGFGSAVLESLSEQGITNISTKLLGLPDWYIEQGPQEMLREKYGLTEDGIYKEAKALWTRMTTAPGAVSSAASNRLRAVQGGKGVSFPGLKGADGDEQGS
- the ispG gene encoding flavodoxin-dependent (E)-4-hydroxy-3-methylbut-2-enyl-diphosphate synthase, encoding MQITRRKTKQVKVGKVKIGGDAPIAVQSMCSTDTRDVRATVEQIQQLEAVGCELIRVAVPDMEAAAALPKIKAQMTVPLIADIHFDHKLALEAAKTVDCVRINPGNIGAWWKVQEVIKVVTERGIPLRIGVNGGSLERPLLDKYGWPSPEALAESALNAVHALEDEGFTNMKVSLKASDVRHAIDAYWMFAMQSDYPLHIGITEAGTAMTGAVKSAIGLGWLLSQGIGDTLRVSLAADPVEEVKVGFEILKSLELRHRGINVIACPTCGRVEIDVIRMANELEKKLAHIKAPLNVSVLGCVVNGIGEGKEADIGIAGGQGVGILFKKGKLVRKVPMDQLLDVLIPEVEIMAKEKETEEAGGEVAPAPHHQDDNGLTEWMQAQQGPDSSSARREIPVLPNKR
- a CDS encoding c-type cytochrome — protein: MFTRAARFRPAPSSASRTSFLIEGGMSEQPSFLSSVIKKGIVGAIIGGAFFGAATVLGFPLIFRYMFVAYTMLGTAVFILLDAPPVPALSGFKAVVALLAFYLVLSVVYIGGASLWPQYDPEDEKGKIAKLLEAKKRASEQGKAEELLARAKALDEKATGIMARIQTLGGPTEVAPAGSGGKSGGVGLVAGDVIALGKEQWQLQECYNCHKLFGEGGKKRGPELDNIGNLLKLDELKQKIVDPQSWMAEGFEKEYEKKKMPDKYKELMEEKDIDALVAFLATLKNPSVNTPKPIKKK